The genomic segment TTGGTAGCCTCGTCTAAAAAAATAAATTCCGGCTCCTTATATACAGCCCGGGCAATCATAAGTCTCTGCCGTTGCCCTTGACTAACTCCCTTACCAGCAGTTCCGATCTTTGTTGCTATTCCAAAAGGCTGCTCTGCAATAAATTCATCTAAATTTGCTATTGTGATTGCATTTTGTAAACGTTGTTCGTTTGGAAACTCATCATTTATTGTGATATTTCGTTCAATAGTATCAGCATAAATATAATTGTCCTGTAATACAGCCCCGCAACTGTCTCGCCACAAAGAAAAATCTAAATGTTCCAACCTTTTTCCACCAACAAGGATCTCGCCCTCCTCATAGTTGTAAAATCGCAATAACAACTTCAAGATAGTTGTTTTACCACTCCCACTCGTCCCGACTATTGCTGTTGTTTTTCCGGAAGGAAAGGTAAGATTAAGCTTATTAAATATTGGTTCATTACCTGCACCGTAATAACGGAAGGTTAGGTTGCGAATTTCAATATCTCTTTTCGTTGGTAATTTTGAAAGATAATCTTTTCGAACATCTTCTTCTTCTTCTGTCTCGTAGATTTCATTTAACCTTTCCATGCTGATTTTGGCATCTTGGTATGATTGCATAAAGCTTAACAACGACTCTACGGGACCGTTTACCATTCCAATAATGTATTGTATTGCCATCATCCCGCCAAGGGTAATTTCACCATCTATAACTGCTTTGGCACTTATATAAGTAATTAAAATTGCTTTGGTCTGATTGATTGCCATTGATCCAAAAGTCTGATATTGTGAAAGGGCTAAGCTTTTTACCTTAAATTGAAATAATTTGGCTTGCAATGCCTCCCATCCCCAACGTTTCTGCTTTTGTGCATTATTAAGTTTGATATCTTTAATGCTCTGTATCATTTCAACCATATAAGTTTGATTTTCAGAGCCTATCTTAAATCGTTTATGATCTAATTCTCTTCTATATTTCATAAAAAACAAAATCCATAAAGTATATAGAATAGTTGCCACAAAAAACACTATAAAGATTGTTTTATTATATATCACTAACAAAGTCCCAAAGATTAACATATTGATTAAGGAAAACAGGGTGTTTAAGGTATCTCCTGTAAGAAACGTTTCAATACGCTG from the Sphingobacterium thalpophilum genome contains:
- a CDS encoding peptidase domain-containing ABC transporter, which codes for MLKKFPHYKQMDMMDCGATCLRMVFKYYGQSVSIHKIRKLCQTTKYGVNMFGISEAAEKLGFRTYGVQLNLEQLGEVELPCILHWNQNHFVVLYKIRKGRYYISDPATGLVSYGEKEFAKNWYSTKELHSGLSLLLSPSPNFYQLDDDEAELTLEWGKMFTYFFRYKRLFIQLFLGMILGTVLQLITPFLTQSVVDIGINTKNISFINLILIAQLMLFIGSSSVSFIRSWIMLHISTRVNISILTDLLIKIMKLPMSFFDLKTHGDLMQRMSDQQRIETFLTGDTLNTLFSLINMLIFGTLLVIYNKTIFIVFFVATILYTLWILFFMKYRRELDHKRFKIGSENQTYMVEMIQSIKDIKLNNAQKQKRWGWEALQAKLFQFKVKSLALSQYQTFGSMAINQTKAILITYISAKAVIDGEITLGGMMAIQYIIGMVNGPVESLLSFMQSYQDAKISMERLNEIYETEEEEDVRKDYLSKLPTKRDIEIRNLTFRYYGAGNEPIFNKLNLTFPSGKTTAIVGTSGSGKTTILKLLLRFYNYEEGEILVGGKRLEHLDFSLWRDSCGAVLQDNYIYADTIERNITINDEFPNEQRLQNAITIANLDEFIAEQPFGIATKIGTAGKGVSQGQRQRLMIARAVYKEPEFIFLDEATNSLDANNEKVIIENLDRFFKNRTVVVVAHRLSTVKNADNIVVIEKGVVVEQGTHIELTQIKGRYFELVKNQLELGN